A genomic window from Enoplosus armatus isolate fEnoArm2 chromosome 20, fEnoArm2.hap1, whole genome shotgun sequence includes:
- the LOC139302920 gene encoding cytohesin-1-like isoform X5, whose protein sequence is MVLKSEDGVVPDDLSPEERQELESIRRRKQELLHDIQRLKDEIAEVTNEIENLGLTEERKSMQRNKQMAMGRKKFNMDPKKGIRFLIDSSLLKNTSDDIGQFLYKGEGLNKTAIGDYLGERDDFNIEVLHAFLELHEFSDLNLVQALRQFLWSFRLPGEAQKIDRMMEAFAQRYCRCNPGVFQSTDTCYVLSFAVIMLNTSLHNPNVKDKPSVQRFTAMNRGINDGGDLPEELLRNLYDSIKNEPFKIPEDDGNDLTHTFFNPDREGWLLKLGGGRVKTWKRRWFILTDNCLYYFEYTTDKEPRGIIPLENLSIREVDDSKKPNCFELYIPDHKDQVIKACKTEADGRVVEGNHTFYRISAPTAEEKDEWINSIKAAISKDPFYEMLAARKKKVSSLKGL, encoded by the exons ATGGTTTTAAAGTCGGAAGACGGAGTTG TGCCTGATGACCTCAGtccagaggagagacaggagctGGAAAGCATCCGCCGAAGAAAACAAGAGTTACTGCACGACATACAa AGGCTGAAGGATGAGATAGCAGAGGTGACCAATGAGATTGAAAACCTGGGCCTGACTGAAGAGAG GAAAAGCATGCAGAGGAATAAACAGATGGCCATGGGCCGAAAGAAGTTCAACATGGACCCCAAGAAG GGGATTCGCttcttgattgacagctccctGCTGAAAAACACCAGCGATGACATCGGCCAGTTTCTCTACAAGGGGGAGGGGCTTAATAAGACGGCTATCGGCGACTACCTCGGGGAGAG agATGACTTCAACATCGAGGTTCTGCACGCCTTCCTGGAGTTACACGAGTTCTCAGACCTGAACCTGGTGCAGGCTCTCAGGCAGTTCCTGTGGAGCTTCAGGCTGCCCGGTGAGGCCCAAAAGATTGACCGCATGATGGAGGCGTTCGCCCAGCGATACTGTCGCTGCAACCCCGGAGTGTTTCAGAGCACAG ATACCTGTTACGTGTTGTCGTTCGCTGTGATCATGTTGAACACCAGTCTACACAACCCTAACGTGAAGGACAAACCCTCCGTTCAGAGATTCACAGCGATGAACAGAGGCATCAATGACGGAGGAGACCTGCCGGAGGAGCTACTCAGG AACCTTTACGACAGCATCAAGAATGAACCCTTCAAGATCCCAGAGGACGACGGGAAcgacctcacacacaccttcttcAACCCAGACAGAGAAGGATGGCTGCTGAAACTCG GAG GGGGACGAGTTAAGACCTGGAAGAGACGCTGGTTTATTCTCACAGATAACTGCCTCTACTACTTTGAATACACAACT GATAAAGAACCCAGAGGAATTATTCCACTGGAAAATCTGAGTATCAGAGAAGTCGATGACTCCAAGAAACCA AACTGCTTTGAGCTCTACATCCCGGACCACAAAGATCAGGTGATCAAGGCCTGCAAGACGGAGGCAGACGGACGCGTCGTCGAGGGAAACCACACTTTTTATAGAATCTCCGCCCCGACCGCAGAGGAGAAGGACGAATGGATCAACAGCATCAA AGCTGCCATCAGCAAAGACCCGTTCTACGAGATGCTGGCTGCTCGGAAGAAGAAAGTGTCGTCTCTGAAGGGGCTGTAG
- the LOC139302920 gene encoding cytohesin-1-like isoform X3 has protein sequence MVLKSEDGVVPDDLSPEERQELESIRRRKQELLHDIQRLKDEIAEVTNEIENLGLTEERKSMQRNKQMAMGRKKFNMDPKKGIRFLIDSSLLKNTSDDIGQFLYKGEGLNKTAIGDYLGERDDFNIEVLHAFLELHEFSDLNLVQALRQFLWSFRLPGEAQKIDRMMEAFAQRYCRCNPGVFQSTDTCYVLSFAVIMLNTSLHNPNVKDKPSVQRFTAMNRGINDGGDLPEELLRNLYDSIKNEPFKIPEDDGNDLTHTFFNPDREGWLLKLGGRVKTWKRRWFILTDNCLYYFEYTTDKEPRGIIPLENLSIREVDDSKKPNCFELYIPDHKDQVIKACKTEADGRVVEGNHTFYRISAPTAEEKDEWINSIKAAISKDPFYEMLAARKKKVSSLKGL, from the exons ATGGTTTTAAAGTCGGAAGACGGAGTTG TGCCTGATGACCTCAGtccagaggagagacaggagctGGAAAGCATCCGCCGAAGAAAACAAGAGTTACTGCACGACATACAa AGGCTGAAGGATGAGATAGCAGAGGTGACCAATGAGATTGAAAACCTGGGCCTGACTGAAGAGAG GAAAAGCATGCAGAGGAATAAACAGATGGCCATGGGCCGAAAGAAGTTCAACATGGACCCCAAGAAG GGGATTCGCttcttgattgacagctccctGCTGAAAAACACCAGCGATGACATCGGCCAGTTTCTCTACAAGGGGGAGGGGCTTAATAAGACGGCTATCGGCGACTACCTCGGGGAGAG agATGACTTCAACATCGAGGTTCTGCACGCCTTCCTGGAGTTACACGAGTTCTCAGACCTGAACCTGGTGCAGGCTCTCAGGCAGTTCCTGTGGAGCTTCAGGCTGCCCGGTGAGGCCCAAAAGATTGACCGCATGATGGAGGCGTTCGCCCAGCGATACTGTCGCTGCAACCCCGGAGTGTTTCAGAGCACAG ATACCTGTTACGTGTTGTCGTTCGCTGTGATCATGTTGAACACCAGTCTACACAACCCTAACGTGAAGGACAAACCCTCCGTTCAGAGATTCACAGCGATGAACAGAGGCATCAATGACGGAGGAGACCTGCCGGAGGAGCTACTCAGG AACCTTTACGACAGCATCAAGAATGAACCCTTCAAGATCCCAGAGGACGACGGGAAcgacctcacacacaccttcttcAACCCAGACAGAGAAGGATGGCTGCTGAAACTCG GGGGACGAGTTAAGACCTGGAAGAGACGCTGGTTTATTCTCACAGATAACTGCCTCTACTACTTTGAATACACAACT GATAAAGAACCCAGAGGAATTATTCCACTGGAAAATCTGAGTATCAGAGAAGTCGATGACTCCAAGAAACCA AACTGCTTTGAGCTCTACATCCCGGACCACAAAGATCAGGTGATCAAGGCCTGCAAGACGGAGGCAGACGGACGCGTCGTCGAGGGAAACCACACTTTTTATAGAATCTCCGCCCCGACCGCAGAGGAGAAGGACGAATGGATCAACAGCATCAA AGCTGCCATCAGCAAAGACCCGTTCTACGAGATGCTGGCTGCTCGGAAGAAGAAAGTGTCGTCTCTGAAGGGGCTGTAG
- the LOC139302920 gene encoding cytohesin-1-like isoform X1, which produces MGTVSELCASSFQAFLCPSVRPGPPAAATVPDDLSPEERQELESIRRRKQELLHDIQRLKDEIAEVTNEIENLGLTEERKSMQRNKQMAMGRKKFNMDPKKGIRFLIDSSLLKNTSDDIGQFLYKGEGLNKTAIGDYLGERDDFNIEVLHAFLELHEFSDLNLVQALRQFLWSFRLPGEAQKIDRMMEAFAQRYCRCNPGVFQSTDTCYVLSFAVIMLNTSLHNPNVKDKPSVQRFTAMNRGINDGGDLPEELLRNLYDSIKNEPFKIPEDDGNDLTHTFFNPDREGWLLKLGGRVKTWKRRWFILTDNCLYYFEYTTDKEPRGIIPLENLSIREVDDSKKPNCFELYIPDHKDQVIKACKTEADGRVVEGNHTFYRISAPTAEEKDEWINSIKAAISKDPFYEMLAARKKKVSSLKGL; this is translated from the exons ATGGGGACTGTGAGTGAGCTGTGCGCCTCCAGCTTCCAGGCATTTCTCTGTCCGTCAGTGCGACCAGGGCCACCTGCTGCAGCCACAG TGCCTGATGACCTCAGtccagaggagagacaggagctGGAAAGCATCCGCCGAAGAAAACAAGAGTTACTGCACGACATACAa AGGCTGAAGGATGAGATAGCAGAGGTGACCAATGAGATTGAAAACCTGGGCCTGACTGAAGAGAG GAAAAGCATGCAGAGGAATAAACAGATGGCCATGGGCCGAAAGAAGTTCAACATGGACCCCAAGAAG GGGATTCGCttcttgattgacagctccctGCTGAAAAACACCAGCGATGACATCGGCCAGTTTCTCTACAAGGGGGAGGGGCTTAATAAGACGGCTATCGGCGACTACCTCGGGGAGAG agATGACTTCAACATCGAGGTTCTGCACGCCTTCCTGGAGTTACACGAGTTCTCAGACCTGAACCTGGTGCAGGCTCTCAGGCAGTTCCTGTGGAGCTTCAGGCTGCCCGGTGAGGCCCAAAAGATTGACCGCATGATGGAGGCGTTCGCCCAGCGATACTGTCGCTGCAACCCCGGAGTGTTTCAGAGCACAG ATACCTGTTACGTGTTGTCGTTCGCTGTGATCATGTTGAACACCAGTCTACACAACCCTAACGTGAAGGACAAACCCTCCGTTCAGAGATTCACAGCGATGAACAGAGGCATCAATGACGGAGGAGACCTGCCGGAGGAGCTACTCAGG AACCTTTACGACAGCATCAAGAATGAACCCTTCAAGATCCCAGAGGACGACGGGAAcgacctcacacacaccttcttcAACCCAGACAGAGAAGGATGGCTGCTGAAACTCG GGGGACGAGTTAAGACCTGGAAGAGACGCTGGTTTATTCTCACAGATAACTGCCTCTACTACTTTGAATACACAACT GATAAAGAACCCAGAGGAATTATTCCACTGGAAAATCTGAGTATCAGAGAAGTCGATGACTCCAAGAAACCA AACTGCTTTGAGCTCTACATCCCGGACCACAAAGATCAGGTGATCAAGGCCTGCAAGACGGAGGCAGACGGACGCGTCGTCGAGGGAAACCACACTTTTTATAGAATCTCCGCCCCGACCGCAGAGGAGAAGGACGAATGGATCAACAGCATCAA AGCTGCCATCAGCAAAGACCCGTTCTACGAGATGCTGGCTGCTCGGAAGAAGAAAGTGTCGTCTCTGAAGGGGCTGTAG
- the LOC139302920 gene encoding cytohesin-1-like isoform X2, whose product MGTVSELCASSFQAFLCPSVRPGPPAAATVPDDLSPEERQELESIRRRKQELLHDIQRLKDEIAEVTNEIENLGLTEERKSMQRNKQMAMGRKKFNMDPKKGIRFLIDSSLLKNTSDDIGQFLYKGEGLNKTAIGDYLGERDDFNIEVLHAFLELHEFSDLNLVQALRQFLWSFRLPGEAQKIDRMMEAFAQRYCRCNPGVFQSTDTCYVLSFAVIMLNTSLHNPNVKDKPSVQRFTAMNRGINDGGDLPEELLRNLYDSIKNEPFKIPEDDGNDLTHTFFNPDREGWLLKLGGGRVKTWKRRWFILTDNCLYYFEYTTDKEPRGIIPLENLSIREVDDSKKPNCFELYIPDHKDQVIKACKTEADGRVVEGNHTFYRISAPTAEEKDEWINSIKAAISKDPFYEMLAARKKKVSSLKGL is encoded by the exons ATGGGGACTGTGAGTGAGCTGTGCGCCTCCAGCTTCCAGGCATTTCTCTGTCCGTCAGTGCGACCAGGGCCACCTGCTGCAGCCACAG TGCCTGATGACCTCAGtccagaggagagacaggagctGGAAAGCATCCGCCGAAGAAAACAAGAGTTACTGCACGACATACAa AGGCTGAAGGATGAGATAGCAGAGGTGACCAATGAGATTGAAAACCTGGGCCTGACTGAAGAGAG GAAAAGCATGCAGAGGAATAAACAGATGGCCATGGGCCGAAAGAAGTTCAACATGGACCCCAAGAAG GGGATTCGCttcttgattgacagctccctGCTGAAAAACACCAGCGATGACATCGGCCAGTTTCTCTACAAGGGGGAGGGGCTTAATAAGACGGCTATCGGCGACTACCTCGGGGAGAG agATGACTTCAACATCGAGGTTCTGCACGCCTTCCTGGAGTTACACGAGTTCTCAGACCTGAACCTGGTGCAGGCTCTCAGGCAGTTCCTGTGGAGCTTCAGGCTGCCCGGTGAGGCCCAAAAGATTGACCGCATGATGGAGGCGTTCGCCCAGCGATACTGTCGCTGCAACCCCGGAGTGTTTCAGAGCACAG ATACCTGTTACGTGTTGTCGTTCGCTGTGATCATGTTGAACACCAGTCTACACAACCCTAACGTGAAGGACAAACCCTCCGTTCAGAGATTCACAGCGATGAACAGAGGCATCAATGACGGAGGAGACCTGCCGGAGGAGCTACTCAGG AACCTTTACGACAGCATCAAGAATGAACCCTTCAAGATCCCAGAGGACGACGGGAAcgacctcacacacaccttcttcAACCCAGACAGAGAAGGATGGCTGCTGAAACTCG GAG GGGGACGAGTTAAGACCTGGAAGAGACGCTGGTTTATTCTCACAGATAACTGCCTCTACTACTTTGAATACACAACT GATAAAGAACCCAGAGGAATTATTCCACTGGAAAATCTGAGTATCAGAGAAGTCGATGACTCCAAGAAACCA AACTGCTTTGAGCTCTACATCCCGGACCACAAAGATCAGGTGATCAAGGCCTGCAAGACGGAGGCAGACGGACGCGTCGTCGAGGGAAACCACACTTTTTATAGAATCTCCGCCCCGACCGCAGAGGAGAAGGACGAATGGATCAACAGCATCAA AGCTGCCATCAGCAAAGACCCGTTCTACGAGATGCTGGCTGCTCGGAAGAAGAAAGTGTCGTCTCTGAAGGGGCTGTAG
- the LOC139302920 gene encoding cytohesin-1-like isoform X4, with protein sequence MGTVSELCASSFQAFLCPSVRPGPPPVPDDLSPEERQELESIRRRKQELLHDIQRLKDEIAEVTNEIENLGLTEERKSMQRNKQMAMGRKKFNMDPKKGIRFLIDSSLLKNTSDDIGQFLYKGEGLNKTAIGDYLGERDDFNIEVLHAFLELHEFSDLNLVQALRQFLWSFRLPGEAQKIDRMMEAFAQRYCRCNPGVFQSTDTCYVLSFAVIMLNTSLHNPNVKDKPSVQRFTAMNRGINDGGDLPEELLRNLYDSIKNEPFKIPEDDGNDLTHTFFNPDREGWLLKLGGGRVKTWKRRWFILTDNCLYYFEYTTDKEPRGIIPLENLSIREVDDSKKPNCFELYIPDHKDQVIKACKTEADGRVVEGNHTFYRISAPTAEEKDEWINSIKAAISKDPFYEMLAARKKKVSSLKGL encoded by the exons ATGGGGACTGTGAGTGAGCTGTGCGCCTCCAGCTTCCAGGCATTTCTCTGTCCGTCAGTGCGACCAGGGCCACCT CCAG TGCCTGATGACCTCAGtccagaggagagacaggagctGGAAAGCATCCGCCGAAGAAAACAAGAGTTACTGCACGACATACAa AGGCTGAAGGATGAGATAGCAGAGGTGACCAATGAGATTGAAAACCTGGGCCTGACTGAAGAGAG GAAAAGCATGCAGAGGAATAAACAGATGGCCATGGGCCGAAAGAAGTTCAACATGGACCCCAAGAAG GGGATTCGCttcttgattgacagctccctGCTGAAAAACACCAGCGATGACATCGGCCAGTTTCTCTACAAGGGGGAGGGGCTTAATAAGACGGCTATCGGCGACTACCTCGGGGAGAG agATGACTTCAACATCGAGGTTCTGCACGCCTTCCTGGAGTTACACGAGTTCTCAGACCTGAACCTGGTGCAGGCTCTCAGGCAGTTCCTGTGGAGCTTCAGGCTGCCCGGTGAGGCCCAAAAGATTGACCGCATGATGGAGGCGTTCGCCCAGCGATACTGTCGCTGCAACCCCGGAGTGTTTCAGAGCACAG ATACCTGTTACGTGTTGTCGTTCGCTGTGATCATGTTGAACACCAGTCTACACAACCCTAACGTGAAGGACAAACCCTCCGTTCAGAGATTCACAGCGATGAACAGAGGCATCAATGACGGAGGAGACCTGCCGGAGGAGCTACTCAGG AACCTTTACGACAGCATCAAGAATGAACCCTTCAAGATCCCAGAGGACGACGGGAAcgacctcacacacaccttcttcAACCCAGACAGAGAAGGATGGCTGCTGAAACTCG GAG GGGGACGAGTTAAGACCTGGAAGAGACGCTGGTTTATTCTCACAGATAACTGCCTCTACTACTTTGAATACACAACT GATAAAGAACCCAGAGGAATTATTCCACTGGAAAATCTGAGTATCAGAGAAGTCGATGACTCCAAGAAACCA AACTGCTTTGAGCTCTACATCCCGGACCACAAAGATCAGGTGATCAAGGCCTGCAAGACGGAGGCAGACGGACGCGTCGTCGAGGGAAACCACACTTTTTATAGAATCTCCGCCCCGACCGCAGAGGAGAAGGACGAATGGATCAACAGCATCAA AGCTGCCATCAGCAAAGACCCGTTCTACGAGATGCTGGCTGCTCGGAAGAAGAAAGTGTCGTCTCTGAAGGGGCTGTAG